In Clostridia bacterium, a single window of DNA contains:
- a CDS encoding diguanylate cyclase: MKRIIAIPTNIDFYRCAIGQLGLMRILEIDTFVLVAIILFLLLLIILLFINLTKLKQRNYEINNFNQLRKTFIDADNRLIYLKDKNLKYIFANKALEKFYDKQLSEIIGSDDFILTDPEFAEKQRKTDLDVLEKNILIEDQLEWQNNIYKMKKFPVKLLNGYYGVGAYIEDVTEKKEQIKKIEYLSFHDPLTGLYNRSFFEEEMRRLDTDRNLPISVIVGDVNGLKLANDIFGHDAGDELLREVANTFQKVCRSDDIIARVGGDEFAILLPKTQAKHAKEIMNRIKEEFSKQNIKAVKGSISMGCDAKVDKQQDILQVIKNAEDRMYSEKVLDRNHMRNISIENITDVFYKISPREKQHSRNVSQICEDIGKAMNLSEIEIRRLKEAGYFHDIGKIALDESLLNKDDELTQQEWKEMKEHPIVGYRILNSFDNTLDLAEYVLAHQERWDGTGYPKGLKGEEVPRLARIIALAESYDKMVNPLFSKEPMTKQQAVREIQKYSGTRFDPEIVDVFVKMIG, from the coding sequence ATGAAAAGAATTATAGCAATACCAACAAATATTGACTTTTATCGATGTGCAATAGGACAACTTGGGTTGATGAGAATTTTGGAAATCGATACTTTTGTGTTGGTTGCTATTATTTTGTTTTTATTGTTGTTAATTATTTTGTTATTTATTAACTTGACAAAATTGAAGCAAAGAAACTATGAAATAAACAACTTCAATCAATTGCGTAAGACCTTTATAGATGCAGACAATCGATTGATATATTTAAAAGATAAAAATTTAAAATACATCTTTGCAAATAAGGCTTTGGAGAAATTTTATGATAAACAATTATCTGAAATTATCGGTTCTGATGATTTTATTTTAACAGATCCGGAGTTTGCTGAAAAACAGAGAAAAACAGACCTTGATGTGCTAGAAAAAAACATTCTTATTGAAGATCAATTGGAATGGCAAAACAACATTTATAAAATGAAAAAATTTCCTGTAAAGCTTTTGAACGGATATTATGGAGTAGGCGCCTATATAGAGGACGTGACAGAAAAAAAGGAACAAATCAAAAAAATTGAGTATTTGAGTTTTCATGATCCTTTAACTGGGCTATACAACCGAAGTTTCTTTGAAGAAGAGATGAGGCGTTTGGATACTGACAGAAATCTTCCTATTTCTGTAATTGTAGGGGATGTCAATGGATTGAAACTGGCAAATGATATTTTTGGACATGATGCTGGTGATGAGCTGCTGCGAGAGGTAGCTAATACTTTTCAAAAAGTTTGTAGATCAGATGATATTATTGCCCGGGTAGGAGGAGATGAATTTGCAATTCTTCTTCCGAAAACTCAAGCAAAGCATGCAAAAGAGATTATGAATAGAATAAAGGAAGAGTTTTCGAAACAAAATATCAAAGCGGTTAAAGGTAGCATATCGATGGGATGTGATGCCAAAGTTGATAAACAACAGGATATTTTGCAGGTTATAAAAAATGCAGAAGATAGAATGTATTCGGAAAAAGTCCTTGATAGAAATCATATGAGGAATATTTCAATAGAAAACATTACTGATGTATTCTATAAGATCAGTCCTAGGGAGAAACAACATTCAAGAAATGTTAGCCAAATATGTGAGGACATAGGTAAGGCAATGAATTTATCAGAAATTGAAATTAGAAGATTGAAAGAGGCAGGATACTTTCATGATATAGGCAAAATTGCATTAGATGAAAGTTTGCTCAACAAAGACGATGAATTGACCCAGCAAGAGTGGAAAGAGATGAAAGAACATCCTATTGTAGGCTATAGAATTTTAAATTCTTTTGATAATACCTTAGATCTGGCAGAATATGTGCTAGCTCATCAAGAAAGATGGGACGGAACCGGTTATCCCAAAGGCTTGAAGGGGGAAGAGGTTCCTAGATTAGCAAGGATCATAGCATTGGCAGAGAGTTATGATAAGATGGTAAATCCATTGTTTAGTAAAGAACCTATGACCAAGCAACAGGCTGTCCGGGAAATTCAAAAATATTCCGGTACCAGATTTGATCCGGAAATTGTTGATGTTTTTGTTAAAATGATAGGATAA
- a CDS encoding thioesterase, producing the protein MQPVLTERDYFVHYYEIDYKKRCLITSIMNYFEDIALLQSEELGVGIDYFNQNNIAWVLYKWDIKVDRYPHFGETIKVTTMPCYFRRFYAHRKFEIFNCKGDSIVEASSVWLFMDTRKKRLTKINQHLYEKYCIDESSMQPISMEEVGKLSRADNSREFSVRYSDIDTNKHVNNVKYVEWCLETIPIDIISKYQLKRLKVTYKKETEYGEKIKVATQISRQSDGVTCFHKILDGQQKDLCLLETVWER; encoded by the coding sequence ATGCAACCGGTTTTAACTGAAAGAGATTATTTTGTTCACTATTATGAGATTGATTATAAAAAGAGATGTCTTATTACCAGCATTATGAATTACTTTGAGGATATTGCACTACTGCAAAGTGAGGAGTTGGGGGTGGGGATAGATTACTTTAATCAAAATAATATCGCTTGGGTGCTATATAAATGGGATATTAAGGTTGATAGATACCCGCATTTCGGGGAAACTATCAAGGTGACTACAATGCCCTGTTATTTTAGAAGATTTTATGCCCATAGGAAATTTGAGATATTTAATTGTAAAGGGGATAGCATTGTTGAGGCCAGCTCTGTATGGCTTTTTATGGATACCCGAAAGAAAAGGCTTACAAAGATAAATCAGCATCTATATGAAAAATATTGCATAGATGAAAGTAGTATGCAGCCTATTAGTATGGAGGAAGTGGGTAAGCTTTCAAGGGCGGACAACAGCAGAGAATTTTCTGTAAGGTATAGCGACATAGATACAAACAAACATGTAAATAATGTAAAATATGTGGAGTGGTGCCTTGAAACTATACCTATAGATATAATTTCTAAGTATCAATTGAAGAGATTGAAAGTCACATATAAAAAAGAGACGGAATATGGTGAAAAGATAAAAGTTGCAACTCAGATTTCCCGTCAAAGTGATGGTGTTACTTGTTTTCACAAAATACTGGATGGGCAGCAAAAAGATCTCTGTCTTTTAGAAACTGTATGGGAGAGGTAA